In the Chroococcidiopsis sp. SAG 2025 genome, one interval contains:
- a CDS encoding HAMP domain-containing sensor histidine kinase, with protein MFQSLRWLFLLTYLLVMSAIFGASSTAIYIFFSRSLEQQLNDRLQILAEAAIPSLRIIKSRGIQRLDDELPWQELFRHNQSLEWFNPKGKLLAKEGKFFTNSSLSQALADGLQEGFPILQQQGKVRTFSIAVYTEERDKTTLRLEGYIRASESTQDLMWKLEQLRSGLIVGGVTVLLLSSVSGIGLTWLTLQPMQRNLRRLKHFTGDVAHELRNPLTAISTTVDLLSNSPEELSTAQKRKLAIIDRANEQIIHLVDDLLFLSRANIDSDRLDRDFNFVPIRIEELLQDLVERFEPQAQSKQIQFIPHLRTGIVVKGDSHKLSRLFSNLIDNALKYTTDGGRVALFLEQEQRFAVIRIEDTGIGIPPDSLPLIFQRFWRADTAKSEKDSLGLGLAIAQAIVQQHKGEIKVSSRLGAGSSFRVLLPLDTQT; from the coding sequence ATGTTCCAATCATTACGTTGGTTATTCTTACTAACTTATTTATTAGTAATGTCTGCTATATTTGGCGCTTCTAGTACAGCTATTTATATCTTTTTTAGCCGTAGTCTAGAACAACAGTTAAACGATCGCTTACAGATTTTGGCTGAAGCTGCTATTCCTAGTTTGCGAATCATCAAAAGCCGAGGAATTCAAAGATTAGATGATGAACTTCCTTGGCAAGAGTTATTTCGCCACAATCAAAGCCTCGAATGGTTTAATCCTAAAGGTAAGCTCTTAGCAAAAGAGGGAAAATTTTTTACTAATTCGTCATTGTCGCAAGCCTTAGCTGATGGTTTACAAGAGGGCTTTCCAATCCTACAACAACAAGGAAAAGTTCGGACTTTTTCTATTGCTGTTTATACCGAAGAGCGAGATAAAACCACCTTACGCTTAGAAGGATATATTCGTGCTAGCGAGTCTACTCAAGATTTGATGTGGAAGTTAGAGCAACTACGCTCAGGTCTGATTGTGGGAGGAGTCACAGTCTTACTATTAAGTAGCGTTAGCGGTATTGGTTTAACTTGGCTCACTCTTCAGCCGATGCAACGTAACTTAAGGCGATTAAAACACTTTACCGGAGATGTAGCGCACGAACTACGCAATCCTCTAACGGCGATTAGTACTACAGTAGATTTGTTAAGTAATAGTCCAGAAGAGTTAAGTACGGCTCAGAAGAGAAAGTTAGCAATTATCGATCGCGCCAACGAGCAAATCATTCATTTAGTAGACGATTTACTATTTCTATCCAGAGCTAACATTGATAGCGATCGCCTCGATCGCGATTTTAATTTTGTACCGATTCGCATAGAAGAGTTACTGCAAGATTTAGTCGAACGCTTTGAACCACAAGCTCAAAGTAAGCAAATTCAGTTCATCCCGCATTTACGTACTGGTATAGTCGTGAAAGGCGACAGCCACAAACTCAGCCGTTTATTTTCTAATCTTATAGATAACGCACTCAAGTACACAACCGACGGGGGAAGAGTAGCGCTATTTTTAGAACAAGAGCAACGATTTGCTGTGATTCGGATCGAAGATACGGGAATTGGTATTCCACCAGATTCGCTACCACTCATTTTTCAGCGCTTTTGGCGAGCTGATACAGCTAAATCTGAAAAAGATAGTTTAGGCTTAGGGCTAGCGATCGCCCAAGCAATCGTCCAACAGCATAAAGGTGAAATAAAAGTCAGCAGTAGATTAGGTGCTGGTAGCAGCTTTCGCGTTTTACTACCGCTAGATACTCAGACGTAA
- a CDS encoding carbonic anhydrase, with protein MSNIFSIKSDRIQQSANVHANVLASFNQEQNSPKIDFTAYIHPLAAVIGNVYLGKRVMVAPAASVRGDEGQPIWVGDDVNVQDCVVLHALETHVNGEMVHEAVVEVEGNFYGVYISDRVSLAHQCQVHGPASIGTDTFVGMQSLVFRATVGNNCVIEPKALVMGVNIADGRYVPAGSLITTQEAADNLPLITNEYPLRFLNQAVVHVNTQLATGYQGIGTAEQLKAA; from the coding sequence ATGAGCAACATCTTCTCTATTAAAAGCGATCGCATCCAGCAGTCTGCTAACGTTCACGCTAATGTGCTGGCATCCTTCAATCAAGAACAAAATTCGCCAAAAATCGACTTTACCGCTTACATTCACCCTCTAGCTGCCGTAATTGGTAACGTTTATCTTGGCAAGCGAGTCATGGTAGCTCCCGCAGCATCAGTACGAGGCGATGAAGGACAACCGATCTGGGTAGGAGATGATGTCAACGTACAAGATTGCGTAGTGCTTCATGCTTTAGAAACTCACGTCAATGGTGAAATGGTGCATGAGGCTGTAGTAGAAGTTGAAGGTAACTTCTATGGAGTATACATCAGCGATCGCGTTTCTCTGGCGCATCAATGTCAAGTCCACGGTCCAGCCAGCATTGGTACTGATACTTTTGTCGGAATGCAATCTTTAGTATTTCGAGCCACAGTCGGCAATAACTGCGTGATCGAACCCAAAGCTTTAGTCATGGGAGTTAATATCGCCGATGGCAGATACGTCCCCGCAGGTTCTCTGATTACTACACAAGAAGCTGCTGACAACTTACCCTTAATTACCAACGAATATCCCCTCAGATTCCTCAATCAAGCCGTGGTTCACGTCAATACGCAACTAGCCACTGGCTATCAAGGCATTGGTACTGCCGAGCAATTGAAAGCAGCATAG